The proteins below come from a single Candidatus Kirkpatrickella diaphorinae genomic window:
- a CDS encoding tail fiber domain-containing protein — protein MSNSDSNICAPEGLVLDEYTVSGDGGRTRSTMADVVKNIDGLASAVASMTQLAAETQEKAQNAATNAYDAMEAAGSALEEVDRALKSSDVYIPDHDAVPGMVKGMVQGATGRFTRPIIGQGYQQTWNDPSGRAGTSHINIKPSGVGGHWFYDIETYTTSLDTDAWGAALYSGWGYAHFGKPKTSASVWIGRPDSGSWQYLNYFCAPTSFIWNNDVTHAKSVDVGWVARGGSGQATDGTLSFRGSMLGPDTNDFTDLGTADNRFRNLYLSGNVQMTSDIKVKRVIEDLLDLDASYRDKLLAFYDALHPKLFRYKADMTEGAREAPLHVGVVAQDVEAAMLHAGLDPADWALWSQQQRYEQVQIPEEMQAQELTVNPETGEKKSFTPPVQKYRYETRPVLDENGQPIWMQALIYAELQMLLSVCERLKREAVEQKQADLEKRLAALEAAHGV, from the coding sequence ATGTCCAATTCCGACTCAAATATCTGTGCTCCTGAGGGCCTCGTCCTTGATGAATATACTGTGTCCGGAGATGGCGGCCGTACGCGTTCAACCATGGCGGATGTCGTGAAGAACATTGACGGGCTGGCCAGCGCCGTCGCCTCCATGACTCAGCTCGCCGCTGAAACACAGGAGAAGGCGCAGAATGCCGCCACCAATGCCTATGACGCGATGGAAGCTGCCGGGTCAGCGTTAGAGGAAGTCGACAGGGCCCTTAAATCTTCCGACGTTTACATCCCGGACCATGATGCGGTGCCCGGGATGGTGAAAGGCATGGTCCAGGGCGCGACGGGCCGTTTTACGCGGCCGATTATCGGCCAGGGTTATCAGCAGACCTGGAATGACCCATCCGGGCGCGCCGGCACGTCTCATATCAACATCAAGCCTTCCGGCGTCGGGGGGCACTGGTTTTACGATATAGAGACATACACAACCTCGCTCGACACGGATGCATGGGGCGCGGCGCTCTATTCCGGCTGGGGATACGCTCATTTCGGTAAACCGAAAACGTCAGCTTCTGTCTGGATCGGCAGGCCGGATTCCGGCAGTTGGCAATATCTTAACTACTTCTGCGCGCCGACATCCTTCATCTGGAATAATGATGTCACGCACGCGAAATCCGTCGATGTGGGATGGGTGGCGCGTGGCGGCTCCGGGCAGGCGACAGATGGCACGTTGAGCTTCCGCGGCAGCATGCTCGGACCGGACACGAATGATTTTACCGATCTGGGAACGGCAGATAACCGCTTCAGGAATCTCTATCTGTCCGGCAATGTGCAGATGACGTCGGATATCAAGGTCAAGCGCGTCATTGAAGATCTGCTCGACCTTGATGCCAGCTATCGGGACAAGTTGCTGGCCTTTTACGATGCTCTGCACCCGAAGCTTTTCCGTTACAAAGCCGATATGACTGAAGGAGCGCGGGAAGCCCCTCTCCATGTCGGCGTTGTTGCCCAGGATGTTGAAGCCGCCATGCTCCATGCGGGTCTCGACCCAGCGGACTGGGCGCTCTGGAGTCAGCAACAGCGTTACGAGCAAGTACAAATCCCGGAAGAAATGCAGGCGCAGGAACTGACGGTCAATCCGGAGACGGGTGAGAAGAAATCCTTCACCCCCCCGGTACAGAAATATCGTTATGAAACCCGACCTGTCCTGGATGAAAATGGGCAGCCGATCTGGATGCAGGCGCTTATTTACGCCGAGCTGCAAATGCTCCTGAGCGTGTGCGAGCGCCTGAAACGGGAAGCTGTGGAGCAGAAACAGGCCGATTTGGAAAAGCGCCTCGCAGCGTTGGAGGCGGCTCATGGCGTCTAA
- a CDS encoding phage tail tube protein, with protein sequence MAITGPTSGYAAGEQTNLTQLDYAQEIRFGVAPSDGFRRLRHAGETLAVQDITATPDEINAIPEEAETVLTGRSTSGSISGLLSNETYDDFIAAIMGIEWSEGTTYQATDDAHLPALLLTYEAFEFSTYENYSVMSDWPVNGLVKIALGELTLILPYTTRIIGKHGSSTDTLSFSRQAGEAYFKQFFPDRAITERIICPQGFTYTPVGIVNGSVGKTFALRKTISDRHHLFTGNMVSQIQLNFQAQQTPTIQMDFIGANLELTDVSNLEYVAAATTTRIMEAGNFSAFFIDGTSYDGAVQSATLTLTRNGAAQDQALGGMGAAGIQFGALKVTLEAQIYFRNDALIQLWQSGRKVQISFSIVDDQGKGYQFILLNAQLFNFTAPIDQKNKTMILRLPFTAHPYPGGGTIAVHRIG encoded by the coding sequence AACAGACAAATCTCACTCAACTCGATTATGCGCAGGAAATCCGTTTCGGTGTCGCCCCTTCAGACGGTTTCAGACGCCTGCGCCACGCTGGTGAAACACTCGCCGTGCAGGACATCACTGCGACACCTGATGAAATCAACGCCATACCGGAGGAGGCCGAGACCGTTCTCACCGGTCGAAGCACAAGTGGATCAATTTCCGGTTTGCTGTCCAATGAAACCTATGATGATTTCATTGCAGCCATCATGGGGATAGAGTGGTCGGAAGGCACGACCTACCAGGCGACGGATGATGCCCATCTCCCGGCACTGTTATTGACGTACGAGGCTTTCGAATTTTCGACATATGAGAATTATTCCGTCATGTCGGACTGGCCTGTTAACGGGCTGGTCAAAATTGCTCTCGGCGAGTTGACACTCATCCTGCCCTACACGACCAGAATTATCGGGAAACACGGATCGTCAACCGACACGCTGTCATTTTCACGCCAGGCGGGTGAGGCATATTTCAAGCAGTTTTTCCCGGATCGGGCGATCACGGAAAGGATTATCTGTCCGCAGGGATTTACTTACACCCCTGTCGGAATTGTGAATGGTTCAGTCGGGAAAACCTTCGCCCTGCGCAAAACAATCTCGGATCGCCATCATTTATTTACCGGCAATATGGTCTCGCAAATCCAGCTGAACTTTCAGGCGCAGCAAACGCCGACAATTCAGATGGATTTTATCGGGGCGAATCTTGAGCTGACAGACGTGTCGAACCTGGAATATGTCGCGGCCGCCACGACGACACGCATCATGGAGGCCGGGAATTTCAGCGCCTTTTTCATTGACGGGACGTCATATGATGGCGCCGTCCAATCCGCGACCCTCACCCTTACCCGAAATGGCGCCGCGCAGGATCAGGCACTCGGCGGGATGGGCGCCGCGGGCATCCAGTTTGGCGCATTGAAGGTCACGCTGGAAGCGCAGATTTATTTCCGCAATGACGCGCTCATCCAACTTTGGCAATCCGGCAGGAAAGTGCAGATATCCTTCAGCATTGTGGATGATCAAGGCAAGGGCTACCAGTTCATATTGCTCAATGCGCAGCTCTTCAATTTTACAGCGCCGATTGATCAAAAAAACAAGACAATGATCTTGCGCCTGCCCTTCACCGCGCACCCCTATCCTGGCGGCGGCACCATCGCCGTGCACCGTATCGGATAG